One Gordonia mangrovi genomic region harbors:
- the purL gene encoding phosphoribosylformylglycinamidine synthase subunit PurL, translated as MDTVSAAAGSPDQPQPFRELGLKDDEYARIKEILGRRPTDAELAMYSVMWSEHCSYKSSKVHLRYFGETTTDEMRASMLAGIGENAGVVDIGDGWAVTFKVESHNHPSYVEPYQGAATGVGGIVRDIMAMGARPIAVMDQLRFGPADAPDTRRVVDGVVRGVGGYGNSLGLPNVGGETVFDASYAGNPLVNALCAGVLRAEDLHLAFASGAGNKIILFGARTGLDGIGGVSVLASETFDDDGASGPSRKKLPSVQVGDPFTEKVLIECCLELYHAGLVVGIQDLGGAGLSCATSELAAAGDGGMHIDLEKVPMRAEGMTPAEVLSSESQERMCAVVTPDNVDAFMAVCKKWDVLATVIGEVTDGDHLVITWDGETVVDVPPRTVAHEGPVYNRPVARPDWQDSVIASTTGSLKRPQTADELRATALELLASPALCSRKFITEQYDRYVRGNTVLAEAADSGMVRIDETSGRGIALATDASGRYTYLDPYRGARLALAEAYRNVAVSGATPKAVTNCLNFGSPEDPAVMWQFQQAVRGLADGCAELGIPVTGGNVSFYNQTGSTAILPTPVVGVLGIIDDVHRRVPTGFGTEPGETLILLGATRDEFDGSIWAQVAHDHLGGQPPLVDLEHERLLAEIMVAASRDGLVSAAHDLSEGGLFQAVVESSLAGETGCRILLPEGADPFVWLFSESAGRAVVAVPRTEESRLCSMLDARGMPWTRIGVVDQGSDSVTVQDQFEVTLADLRATHEGTLPKLFG; from the coding sequence GTGGATACCGTTTCAGCCGCAGCCGGCAGCCCCGACCAACCGCAACCGTTCCGCGAACTCGGCCTCAAGGACGATGAGTACGCCCGGATCAAGGAGATCCTGGGCCGCCGTCCCACCGACGCCGAACTCGCCATGTACTCGGTGATGTGGTCGGAGCACTGCAGCTACAAGTCGTCGAAGGTGCATCTGCGCTACTTCGGCGAGACCACCACCGACGAGATGCGGGCGAGCATGCTCGCGGGGATCGGCGAGAACGCCGGCGTCGTCGACATCGGCGACGGCTGGGCGGTCACCTTCAAGGTCGAATCGCACAATCACCCCAGCTATGTCGAGCCCTATCAGGGTGCGGCGACCGGCGTCGGCGGCATCGTCCGCGACATCATGGCCATGGGCGCCCGACCGATCGCGGTGATGGACCAGTTGCGCTTCGGACCGGCCGATGCGCCCGACACCCGCCGCGTCGTCGACGGCGTGGTCCGCGGCGTCGGCGGCTACGGCAACTCCCTCGGCCTGCCCAACGTGGGCGGCGAGACCGTCTTCGATGCCAGCTACGCCGGCAACCCGCTGGTCAACGCGCTCTGCGCAGGTGTGCTGCGAGCCGAGGACCTGCACCTGGCCTTCGCATCGGGTGCGGGCAACAAGATCATCCTGTTCGGCGCCCGCACGGGCCTCGACGGCATCGGCGGCGTGTCGGTGCTCGCCTCGGAGACCTTCGACGACGACGGTGCGTCGGGGCCGAGTCGCAAGAAGCTGCCGAGCGTCCAGGTGGGTGATCCGTTCACCGAGAAGGTGCTCATCGAGTGCTGCCTGGAGCTGTATCACGCCGGCCTCGTGGTCGGCATCCAGGACCTCGGTGGCGCGGGATTGTCGTGCGCGACCTCCGAACTGGCCGCGGCCGGTGACGGCGGCATGCACATCGATCTGGAGAAGGTGCCGATGCGTGCCGAGGGCATGACCCCGGCCGAGGTGCTCTCCAGCGAGTCCCAAGAGCGCATGTGCGCCGTCGTGACCCCCGACAACGTGGACGCGTTCATGGCGGTCTGCAAGAAGTGGGATGTGCTCGCGACGGTGATCGGCGAGGTCACCGACGGTGACCACCTGGTCATCACCTGGGACGGCGAGACCGTCGTCGACGTCCCGCCGCGCACCGTCGCCCACGAGGGGCCGGTGTACAACCGCCCCGTCGCCCGCCCGGACTGGCAGGACAGCGTCATCGCGTCGACGACCGGGTCGCTGAAGCGCCCGCAGACCGCCGACGAGCTGCGCGCCACGGCCCTCGAGCTGCTCGCGTCGCCGGCGCTGTGCAGCCGCAAGTTCATCACCGAGCAGTACGACCGCTACGTCCGGGGCAACACGGTGCTCGCCGAGGCCGCCGATTCGGGCATGGTCCGTATCGATGAGACCTCCGGACGCGGCATCGCCCTGGCCACCGACGCGTCGGGGCGCTACACCTACCTCGATCCCTATCGCGGTGCGCGGCTCGCGCTCGCCGAGGCCTACCGCAACGTCGCGGTGTCCGGTGCGACGCCCAAGGCGGTCACCAACTGCCTCAACTTCGGTTCGCCCGAGGACCCCGCAGTGATGTGGCAGTTCCAGCAGGCCGTGCGTGGGCTGGCCGACGGTTGCGCCGAACTGGGGATCCCGGTGACCGGCGGCAACGTCAGCTTCTACAACCAGACCGGCTCCACCGCCATCCTGCCGACGCCGGTCGTCGGCGTCCTCGGCATCATCGACGACGTCCATCGTCGGGTGCCGACCGGATTCGGCACCGAGCCGGGGGAGACACTGATCTTGCTCGGTGCGACCCGCGACGAGTTCGACGGCTCGATCTGGGCGCAGGTCGCCCACGATCACCTCGGTGGGCAGCCACCGCTGGTCGATCTCGAGCACGAACGTCTGCTCGCCGAGATCATGGTCGCCGCATCACGGGATGGGCTGGTCTCGGCCGCCCACGACCTGTCCGAGGGTGGACTCTTCCAGGCGGTCGTCGAATCGTCGCTCGCCGGGGAAACCGGTTGTCGCATTCTGCTTCCCGAAGGCGCTGATCCCTTCGTGTGGCTGTTCTCCGAGTCGGCGGGCCGCGCCGTGGTGGCGGTGCCCCGGACCGAGGAGTCACGGTTGTGCTCGATGCTCGACGCGCGCGGCATGCCGTGGACGCGGATCGGGGTGGTGGACCAGGGTAGCGACTCGGTGACCGTGCAGGACCAGTTCGAGGTCACCCTCGCCGACCTCCGCGCGACCCACGAGGGAACTCTGCCGAAGCTGTTCGGCTGA
- a CDS encoding phytanoyl-CoA dioxygenase family protein, whose product MSSEPGVFGPHELGALVWFYDMHGYATLRGLLTESDVAAVENECTAAQHAVIAGELDARHGSTVFLDEAAKARRFANYVEYVSEISPAVRAAVTHPILADAMARLLGERAWLRAHEQFGVVYQDARPGRESGYARIGWHSDWQAGPSLDVWPSTAFTIHVDGTSPANGFLRVVPGSHLWATPAPYRNVNGVEVPATARPAGGRTDRRPPFDMPLRFEKVPGEVAVYAERGDILLHDCYLWHSAARATDDDSRRRHVRGGYFGGAKPAAGVAEFIKNAAR is encoded by the coding sequence ATGTCCTCCGAGCCGGGGGTGTTCGGACCACACGAGCTCGGCGCGCTGGTGTGGTTCTACGACATGCACGGCTACGCGACGTTGCGTGGGCTGCTGACCGAATCCGACGTCGCGGCGGTCGAAAACGAGTGCACCGCCGCACAACACGCGGTCATCGCCGGTGAACTCGACGCCCGCCACGGCTCGACGGTGTTCCTCGACGAGGCGGCCAAGGCCCGGCGGTTCGCCAACTACGTCGAGTACGTCAGCGAGATCTCGCCGGCGGTGCGAGCGGCCGTCACCCACCCGATTCTCGCCGACGCAATGGCTCGGCTGCTCGGAGAACGCGCCTGGCTGCGTGCGCATGAACAGTTCGGCGTGGTCTACCAGGATGCCCGACCCGGCCGGGAGTCCGGCTATGCCCGGATCGGCTGGCATTCGGACTGGCAGGCGGGCCCGAGCCTCGACGTGTGGCCGTCGACGGCGTTCACCATCCACGTCGACGGGACCAGCCCTGCCAACGGTTTCTTGCGCGTCGTCCCCGGCTCGCACCTGTGGGCGACGCCGGCGCCCTACCGGAACGTCAACGGCGTCGAGGTGCCCGCGACGGCGCGTCCGGCCGGCGGCCGCACGGATCGGCGGCCACCCTTCGACATGCCATTGCGGTTCGAGAAGGTGCCGGGCGAGGTCGCCGTGTACGCCGAGCGCGGCGACATCCTGCTGCACGACTGCTACCTGTGGCACTCCGCGGCCCGCGCGACCGATGACGACTCGCGGCGCAGACATGTGCGTGGTGGCTACTTCGGAGGCGCCAAACCTGCTGCGGGTGTTGCGGAGTTCATCAAGAACGCGGCGCGCTGA
- a CDS encoding glycerophosphodiester phosphodiesterase, with the protein MHTDPAFTPSTLPPVEVIHEGHRTCIKWHRARRRPTDPPFTAHRIVEGMTAGASVEIDLVIHGERGFAVLHDLELGHTTTGRGRVTAASVAQLRTVHLRDNDGVPVDQPVLLLEDLPDLFAHGRIHPSARLQLDFKQDASALDDTVIGHFADAIADMAPNMILSCGDAEAVRLLTDAVPGIRIGYDPCHHGALRRVLRSEDFEGFVRRAVIASPHAEMVYLERRLILEADRRGFDMVSAFHSRGRTVDAYTITGVDDDSVRQARRLIELRVDQITTDDAEGLVAAV; encoded by the coding sequence ATGCACACCGACCCGGCCTTCACGCCTTCCACGCTGCCACCGGTGGAAGTGATCCACGAGGGCCATAGGACCTGCATCAAGTGGCATCGTGCGCGCCGTCGCCCCACCGATCCGCCATTCACCGCGCATCGGATCGTCGAGGGTATGACGGCGGGGGCGAGCGTCGAGATCGACCTGGTGATCCACGGCGAACGCGGTTTCGCCGTCCTGCACGATCTGGAACTCGGGCACACCACCACCGGGCGTGGCCGGGTGACCGCGGCTTCGGTCGCGCAGTTGCGCACCGTGCACCTCCGGGACAACGACGGGGTGCCCGTCGATCAACCGGTCCTGCTGCTGGAAGATCTTCCGGACCTGTTCGCGCATGGTCGGATTCATCCGTCCGCGAGGTTGCAGCTGGACTTCAAACAGGACGCTTCGGCACTCGACGACACGGTGATCGGCCACTTCGCGGACGCGATCGCCGACATGGCACCCAACATGATCCTGTCCTGCGGTGACGCCGAGGCCGTCCGGCTCCTGACCGACGCCGTGCCCGGTATCCGGATCGGCTACGACCCTTGCCATCACGGCGCCCTGCGGCGCGTCCTGCGTTCCGAGGACTTCGAGGGATTCGTGCGTCGCGCCGTCATCGCCTCACCACACGCCGAGATGGTCTATCTGGAACGCCGCCTCATCTTGGAGGCCGACCGCCGAGGCTTCGACATGGTCAGCGCTTTTCACAGCCGAGGGCGCACCGTCGATGCGTACACGATCACCGGGGTCGACGATGACTCGGTGCGGCAAGCGCGGCGCCTGATCGAACTGCGCGTCGATCAGATCACCACCGACGATGCCGAAGGGCTCGTCGCCGCGGTGTGA